In the Euphorbia lathyris chromosome 5, ddEupLath1.1, whole genome shotgun sequence genome, one interval contains:
- the LOC136229408 gene encoding BTB/POZ domain-containing protein NPY4, with product MKFMKLGSKPDSFQADGDNIRYVATELATDIVINVGDVKFYLHKFPLLSKSARLQKLVADRSNEQSDEIHIQDFPGGPAAFEICAKFCYGMTVTLNAYNVVAARCAAEYLEMYETVEKGNLVYKIEVFLSSSIFRSWKDSIIVLQTTKSLLPWAEELKLVSYCLDSIASKACIDTAKVEWSYTYNKRKLPSENGKDPIWNGQRKPQNVPKDWWVEDLCELQIDLYKRVITAIKMKGMISSDVIGEALNAYAFRRLPSFSKGAVQSGDIVKYKSLAETIMLLLPTEKDSVPCSFMLRLLRAAIQLECGETERNELMKRIGQHLEDATVADLLIRSAAGEKTMYDIDIVQSLVEEFVIHERSAQTNFPMENEFQESRSLKLGSDASRMQVAKLIEGYLAEVARDPYLPLLKFVNLAEKVSGFQRPNHDGLYRAIDMYLKEHPGISKSERKRICKLMDCRKLSAEACMHAVQNERLPLRVVVQVLFFEQVRQTTPSVGSGTTELPGSIGALLPGGSQGSSRTTTTNTEEDWDAVPTAEDIKALKGQLATLQFGGSDRNVNDGGAKNDAEKASANKVKGLVMSKLFTKLWSGKDRNGEISSSDTSDSPGSASAEETKSSTPSRSRTHSLS from the exons atgaagttcatgaaacttgGATCCAAGCCTGACTCGTTTCAGGCTGATGGAGACAATATAAG GTACGTGGCAACTGAGCTGGCAACTGACATAGTCATTAATGTTGGAGATGTGAAATTTTATCTGCATAAG TTTCCGTTGTTGTCCAAGAGTGCACGACTGCAGAAGCTGGTGGCGGACAGAAGTAATGAGCAAAGTGATGAAATTCACATTCAAGACTTTCCTGGTGGACCTGCTGCTTTTGAGATATGTGCAAAGTTCTGTTATGGTATGACTGTCACTCTTAATGCATACAATGTTGTAGCAGCTCGTTGTGCTGCAGAATACCTTGAGATGTATGAAACTGTTGAGAAAGGGAATCTTGTCTACAAAATTGAAGTGTTCCTTAGTTCTAGCATCTTCCGCAGCTGGAAAGACTCAATAATTGTTCTTCAAACCACAAAGTCTCTTCTTCCTTGGGCAGAGGAATTAAAACTGGTCAGCTATTGCCTTGATTCCATAGCTTCAAAGGCATGCATTGATACTGCCAAGGTGGAGTGGTCATACACATATAACAAGAGAAAGCTTCCATCTGAGAATGGGAAGGATCCTATATGGAACGGCCAAAGAAAACCCCAAAATGTTCCTAAAGATTGGTGGGTAGAAGATCTCTGTGAGCTTCAGATCGATTTATATAAAAGGGTAATTACAGCAATCAAAATGAAAGGAATGATCTCCAGTGATGTAATTGGGGAAGCCTTGAATGCATATGCCTTCAGAAGATTGCCCAGTTTTAGCAAGGGTGCAGTGCAAAGCGGTGACATTGTTAAATATAAATCATTGGCAGAAACCATTATGTTGTTGCTACCCACAGAAAAAGATAGTGTTCCTTGTAGTTTTATGCTCAGGTTGTTGAGAGCAGCAATTCAATTAGAATGCGGAGAGACAGAAAGGAATGAACTAATGAAAAGAATTGGCCAACATCTAGAGGATGCAACTGTGGCTGATCTTTTGATTCGATCCGCAGCTGGGGAGAAAACAATGTATGACATTGATATTGTGCAAAGCCTTGTTGAGGAGTTTGTGATTCATGAGCGTAGTGCTCAGACCAATTTTCCTATGGAAAATGAATTCCAGGAGAGCAGAAGCCTAAAGTTAGGATCAGATGCTTCGAGGATGCAGGTAGCAAAGTTGATTGAGGGGTACCTTGCTGAGGTTGCACGAGATCCGTATCTGCCCCTTCTAAAGTTTGTCAATCTTGCAGAAAAAGTATCAGGTTTCCAAAGACCAAACCATGATGGACTTTATCGTGCCATCGATATGTATCTTAAG GAGCATCCAGGGATCAGCAAAAGCGAAAGAAAGAGAATATGCAAGCTAATGGATTGCAGGAAGTTGTCAGCAGAGGCCTGCATGCATGCTGTACAAAACGAGCGGCTTCCTTTGCGGGTTGTTGTGCAGGTTCTCTTCTTTGAGCAGGTCAGGCAAACAACACCATCTGTTGGCAGCGGCACAACTGAGCTACCCGGGTCTATTGGGGCACTACTCCCCGGAGGGTCTCAAGGTAGCTCGAGAACAACAACAACTAACACAGAAGAGGATTGGGATGCTGTACCAACAGCTGAGGATATCAAGGCTTTGAAAGGGCAACTTGCTACTCTGCAATTCGGGGGAAGTGATCGTAATGTGAATGATGGTGGTGCTAAAAATGATGCGGAAAAAGCCAGCGCGAATAAGGTAAAAGGCCTAGTTATGTCTAAACTGTTCACGAAGCTGTGGTCAGGCAAAGATCGAAATGGTGAAATTAGCAGCTCGGATACATCAGATAGTCCCGGTTCAGCGAGTGCGGAGGAAACAAAATCCTCAACCCCTTCAAGAAGCAGGACACATTCCCTATCATAG